From the Acetobacter aceti genome, one window contains:
- a CDS encoding TerB family tellurite resistance protein: MAIWGKLFGTVAGFAVGGRMGAVLGAALGHAADRGSLLEPPAGGWSDRWAARAAPDPNSAAAFVAAKLAAVTGRKDQLYALCTVLLCAKLAKCDAPVNRKEIDAFKSRLRIPPENASEVGRLFDLARQRTDDYERFARELGQAYRDDHLMLEDLLGVLFFVARADCAKDDALHPAEIKFLKTVHKAFGLSAGAWSRAEGGRSRPAMAENAAYAVLGVSIEASNEEIRTTWRTLVRANHPDTLSARNASQSEIDAAVVRISSINAAWDVIKRDRGL; encoded by the coding sequence ATGGCTATCTGGGGCAAACTATTCGGAACCGTGGCTGGGTTTGCGGTTGGCGGACGAATGGGAGCGGTGCTCGGCGCGGCTCTTGGGCATGCGGCTGATCGTGGGTCTCTGCTGGAGCCGCCGGCAGGCGGATGGAGTGATCGTTGGGCTGCGCGCGCTGCGCCGGACCCCAATAGCGCGGCCGCTTTTGTCGCCGCCAAACTGGCTGCGGTCACAGGCAGGAAGGACCAGCTTTACGCGCTCTGTACGGTGCTGTTATGCGCCAAACTTGCGAAGTGCGATGCGCCGGTCAATCGCAAGGAAATCGACGCCTTCAAGTCGCGCCTGAGAATTCCGCCGGAAAACGCGTCTGAAGTCGGTCGTCTGTTCGATCTCGCCCGTCAAAGGACGGACGATTACGAAAGATTCGCCCGTGAACTGGGTCAGGCTTATCGTGATGACCATCTCATGCTTGAGGATCTGCTCGGCGTGCTCTTTTTCGTGGCGCGGGCGGATTGTGCAAAAGACGATGCTCTCCACCCTGCTGAGATAAAATTTCTCAAAACAGTGCATAAGGCTTTTGGTCTGAGCGCGGGAGCATGGAGCCGGGCAGAAGGCGGACGTTCCCGTCCGGCCATGGCGGAGAACGCAGCCTATGCTGTGCTGGGGGTTTCCATAGAAGCTTCGAACGAAGAAATCAGGACGACATGGCGCACTCTGGTTCGGGCCAATCATCCGGATACTCTCTCGGCTCGGAATGCATCCCAGTCTGAAATTGATGCGGCAGTTGTCAGGATTTCCAGTATCAATGCAGCCTGGGATGTCATCAAGCGGGATCGTGGTCTGTAA
- a CDS encoding ribbon-helix-helix domain-containing protein — translation MTRHLLKRSLILSGHGTSVALEPEFWAVLDSMAEQRGLTIGKLVEAIDGNRDPNRPLASALRVAALQIT, via the coding sequence ATGACCCGCCATCTTCTCAAACGCAGCCTCATTCTCTCCGGTCATGGCACCAGCGTGGCGCTCGAGCCCGAATTCTGGGCCGTTCTGGACTCGATGGCGGAGCAGCGAGGGCTGACAATCGGGAAACTGGTAGAAGCAATAGACGGCAACCGCGATCCGAATCGTCCTCTGGCGTCAGCATTACGTGTTGCAGCATTGCAAATCACCTGA
- the queG gene encoding tRNA epoxyqueuosine(34) reductase QueG, with product MSSSSSTVMLRLAERMETKARELGFHAFGICDAEIGTETGVRLRDMLAQGHHGTMTWMAERVESRAHPNGLWPEARSVISLGLSYAPEGDPLATLSEKGCGNISVYARNRDYHDIIKGMLKHLAQYLVAETRRVELKAEVKVFVDTAPVPEKPLAERAGLGWQGKHTNLVSRDHGSWLLLGEIYTTLALPPTAHRAGRCGSCSRCLAVCPTNAFPAPYQLDARRCISYLTIEYAGPIPLEFREAMGNHIYGCDDCLSACPWNRFAEESHVMKLKAREDLIAPSLSDLAALDDAGFRSLFSGSPIKRIGRNRFVRNVLIAIGNSGDSTMTQAAETLCHDPDPVVAEAAAWAMDRLTKQVAGTVSSMASAGGRP from the coding sequence ATGTCTTCTTCCTCCTCCACAGTCATGCTCAGGCTTGCTGAGCGAATGGAGACCAAGGCCCGGGAACTGGGTTTTCATGCCTTTGGAATCTGCGACGCTGAGATCGGGACGGAAACCGGAGTCCGTTTACGGGACATGCTTGCACAGGGACATCATGGGACGATGACGTGGATGGCCGAGCGGGTGGAATCGCGTGCGCACCCCAACGGATTATGGCCGGAAGCCCGCAGCGTGATTTCGCTCGGATTGTCCTACGCACCGGAAGGCGATCCACTGGCCACACTGTCCGAGAAAGGGTGTGGCAATATCTCGGTCTATGCCCGCAACCGGGATTATCATGACATCATCAAGGGGATGCTCAAACACCTTGCTCAGTATCTTGTCGCGGAAACCCGCCGCGTCGAGCTGAAGGCTGAGGTCAAGGTCTTTGTCGACACCGCTCCGGTACCCGAAAAACCTCTGGCTGAACGGGCGGGGCTGGGCTGGCAGGGGAAACACACCAATCTCGTTTCGCGCGATCATGGAAGCTGGCTGCTGCTGGGCGAAATCTACACGACACTCGCATTGCCACCGACAGCTCACCGCGCAGGCCGATGCGGCAGTTGTTCCCGCTGCCTCGCGGTCTGCCCGACCAACGCCTTTCCCGCGCCTTATCAACTGGACGCACGTCGCTGCATTTCCTATCTCACTATTGAATATGCCGGACCGATACCTCTTGAGTTCCGCGAAGCGATGGGAAACCATATCTACGGCTGTGACGACTGCCTGTCCGCCTGCCCATGGAACCGCTTCGCCGAGGAATCGCACGTGATGAAGCTGAAAGCACGGGAAGACCTGATTGCGCCCAGTCTGTCTGATCTGGCCGCTCTTGACGATGCCGGTTTCCGCTCTCTGTTTTCAGGCTCGCCGATCAAGCGGATCGGGCGCAACCGCTTTGTGCGCAACGTGCTTATCGCTATCGGAAACTCAGGTGACAGCACGATGACGCAGGCCGCCGAGACATTATGTCATGACCCGGATCCGGTTGTGGCGGAGGCTGCGGCCTGGGCGATGGACCGGCTGACGAAACAGGTTGCGGGCACTGTTTCTTCCATGGCTTCCGCTGGCGGGCGACCATGA
- the hemF gene encoding oxygen-dependent coproporphyrinogen oxidase: MDEITAPFSADARHYEPLKPEAQQWFESLRDRICAAFESIETDAAASDAPTLPGRSRAAGRFERTAWTREAGEDAHTEGGGVMSVMRGRVFEKVGVNVSAVSGEFSPEFRKSIPGASEDPRFFATGISLVAHMCSPVVPAAHFNTRMIVTTQGWFGGGGDITPMFPESEEAQDDAAIFHDGFRLACEKHDPEYYPRFKAWCDKYFYLPHRLEPRGLGGIFYDRLHSGDPLMDFAFTRDVGLAFLETFPNIVRSRMMESWTEEQREQQLIRRGRYVEFNLLQDRGTLFGLKTGGHTEAILMSMPPEVKWP; this comes from the coding sequence ATGGATGAAATCACCGCCCCTTTCTCTGCCGACGCCCGGCATTACGAACCTCTGAAGCCGGAAGCGCAGCAGTGGTTTGAGTCGCTGCGCGACCGGATCTGCGCCGCTTTCGAGAGCATCGAAACAGATGCAGCGGCAAGCGACGCCCCGACATTGCCGGGACGCTCCAGGGCCGCCGGGCGGTTCGAGCGCACGGCGTGGACACGCGAAGCTGGAGAAGACGCCCATACCGAAGGCGGCGGCGTGATGAGCGTCATGCGTGGGCGTGTGTTCGAGAAGGTCGGCGTCAATGTCTCGGCCGTCTCGGGTGAGTTCAGCCCTGAATTCCGCAAGTCGATCCCTGGTGCGTCCGAAGATCCGCGTTTCTTCGCGACCGGCATCAGCCTGGTCGCCCATATGTGCAGTCCTGTTGTGCCGGCGGCGCATTTCAATACACGGATGATCGTCACAACGCAGGGCTGGTTCGGCGGCGGCGGCGACATCACACCGATGTTCCCCGAAAGCGAGGAGGCGCAGGACGATGCTGCGATCTTCCATGACGGCTTCCGGCTTGCCTGCGAAAAGCACGATCCTGAATATTACCCGCGCTTCAAGGCTTGGTGTGACAAGTATTTCTATCTGCCGCATCGTCTGGAGCCACGCGGTCTGGGCGGCATTTTCTATGACCGCCTGCACAGTGGCGATCCCCTCATGGATTTTGCCTTTACGAGAGATGTGGGGCTGGCGTTTCTTGAGACCTTCCCGAACATCGTGCGGTCCCGCATGATGGAATCATGGACAGAAGAACAGCGTGAGCAGCAACTGATCCGCCGTGGCCGGTATGTGGAGTTCAATCTGCTGCAGGACCGTGGCACACTCTTCGGTCTGAAGACCGGCGGCCATACCGAGGCAATCCTCATGAGCATGCCTCCTGAGGTGAAATGGCCCTGA
- the ptsP gene encoding phosphoenolpyruvate--protein phosphotransferase, whose translation MNAQRSSSRGEDSTRNGMDEPGGEYFLRGEPIGAGFAIGPAFVVGEDLSLEPEARISHLTREQEHTRFSEAVERSIGQLKKLQNRIARLPEETQVEIGPMLEVYQRMLGPSRLQNGVVSRLDSGMTAEAAVHEATAELADLMLASSEERQLAGEDAAAAERRAGEFREIGRRVIRNLMREAFLSLSNMPDGSILVAHTLRPADAALIDPARVAAVVTEDGGATGHTAIMLRALGVPAVLAVEGVFDHVTDGTTLVVDGYSGSITVSPSARTTRQARKQVAAYAQERQELGRMRRLSSRMSSGEKITLQANLELPAELPLIAQSGAAGIGLLRTEFLFINAETLPDEATQYDIYAAIVSTMGSDPTTIRVLDWGGEKQGEALIRAGVVGRDSVNPALGVRGIRLLLEHPDLLETQFAAILRAAAKGPVRVLLPMVTVASEIVAAREIYERVARRLKRKGIETGETLPPLGVMIETPAAALTAGHLAQHADFLAIGSNDLTMYTLAADRASSEVLDLYNPLHPAVLRMISEVLSAAFLERCPVSVCGEIAANPRLTPLLIGLGCRSFSMSASMVPRVKQVVRHTDYNDCRLLARRILAETDAGEIGRLLDGFQSV comes from the coding sequence ATGAACGCTCAGCGAAGTTCCAGTCGCGGAGAAGATTCCACCAGAAACGGAATGGACGAGCCGGGGGGTGAATATTTTCTGCGTGGCGAGCCCATCGGGGCAGGCTTCGCGATCGGTCCGGCGTTTGTTGTGGGTGAAGATCTCTCGCTGGAACCCGAGGCCCGGATCAGCCATCTGACACGGGAACAGGAACATACCCGCTTCAGCGAGGCGGTCGAGCGTTCCATTGGCCAGCTGAAAAAACTTCAGAACCGTATTGCCCGGCTGCCGGAAGAAACGCAGGTCGAGATCGGGCCGATGCTGGAGGTTTACCAGCGTATGCTGGGACCATCCCGCCTGCAGAACGGCGTTGTCAGTCGTCTGGATAGCGGCATGACCGCCGAAGCCGCTGTGCACGAGGCGACTGCCGAACTGGCGGACCTGATGCTGGCGTCCAGCGAGGAACGGCAGCTCGCTGGAGAAGATGCCGCTGCTGCTGAACGCAGGGCAGGCGAGTTCAGGGAAATCGGTCGCCGGGTGATCCGCAATCTCATGCGGGAAGCCTTTCTGTCATTGTCCAATATGCCGGACGGCTCGATTCTGGTGGCGCATACGCTCCGCCCCGCCGACGCCGCGCTGATTGATCCGGCCCGCGTTGCGGCGGTTGTCACCGAGGATGGGGGTGCGACGGGCCATACTGCCATCATGTTGCGGGCTCTGGGCGTTCCCGCCGTGCTTGCGGTCGAAGGAGTGTTCGATCACGTCACGGACGGCACCACGCTGGTCGTGGACGGTTATTCAGGCAGTATCACGGTCAGCCCGTCAGCCCGCACCACGCGGCAGGCCCGGAAACAGGTCGCGGCCTATGCGCAGGAGCGGCAGGAACTCGGGCGGATGCGACGGCTGTCGTCGCGCATGTCCAGCGGCGAGAAAATCACTCTGCAGGCCAATCTGGAGCTTCCGGCCGAATTGCCTCTGATCGCACAGTCGGGTGCTGCCGGGATCGGACTGCTGCGCACGGAATTTCTGTTCATCAACGCCGAGACGCTTCCTGACGAAGCCACCCAGTACGACATCTATGCCGCAATCGTCTCCACCATGGGATCTGATCCCACGACCATCCGCGTGCTGGACTGGGGCGGTGAAAAACAGGGAGAGGCGTTGATCCGCGCCGGGGTTGTCGGACGTGATTCGGTCAATCCGGCTCTTGGAGTGCGGGGCATCCGGCTTCTGCTGGAACATCCCGACCTGCTGGAGACGCAGTTCGCGGCCATTCTGCGGGCTGCGGCGAAAGGGCCGGTGCGTGTCCTGCTGCCGATGGTCACTGTCGCTTCGGAAATTGTGGCGGCCCGCGAGATCTACGAACGGGTGGCGCGCCGCCTGAAGCGCAAGGGTATTGAAACCGGTGAGACCCTGCCGCCGCTGGGCGTGATGATCGAGACCCCGGCTGCGGCGCTGACGGCGGGACATCTGGCGCAGCATGCTGATTTTCTGGCGATCGGCTCAAATGACCTGACGATGTACACTCTGGCCGCGGATCGGGCATCCTCGGAAGTGCTGGATCTCTACAACCCGCTTCATCCGGCTGTTCTGCGGATGATCAGCGAAGTCCTCTCCGCAGCCTTCCTTGAACGATGTCCCGTTTCGGTGTGTGGGGAAATCGCCGCCAATCCGCGCCTCACCCCGCTCCTGATCGGGCTCGGTTGCCGGTCCTTTTCCATGTCGGCCTCCATGGTGCCGCGTGTGAAGCAGGTCGTGCGGCATACCGATTACAATGACTGCCGTCTGCTGGCGCGGCGCATTCTGGCCGAAACGGATGCCGGAGAGATCGGGCGGCTGCTGGACGGCTTTCAGAGCGTCTGA
- a CDS encoding HPr family phosphocarrier protein, whose amino-acid sequence MEKSEPAITRTVTIVNAKGLHARASAKFVAEAEKWNAEVTVTYGSEVVSACSIMGLMLLGAGVGATITLSAIGVQAAEALEALDTLVGGGFGEDTEATAEAG is encoded by the coding sequence ATGGAAAAATCTGAACCCGCCATCACCCGGACAGTGACAATCGTGAACGCCAAAGGTCTGCATGCCCGCGCCTCGGCGAAGTTTGTTGCTGAAGCCGAGAAATGGAATGCCGAGGTGACAGTCACTTACGGCAGTGAAGTGGTGTCAGCCTGCTCCATCATGGGACTCATGCTTCTGGGTGCAGGGGTCGGCGCCACGATCACCCTGTCCGCCATCGGGGTGCAGGCGGCGGAAGCGCTCGAGGCTCTGGACACTCTTGTCGGCGGTGGATTTGGCGAAGATACTGAAGCAACCGCTGAGGCGGGTTAA
- a CDS encoding PTS sugar transporter subunit IIA, translating to MIGIVLVTQGALGVALRETLEHVVGPQERLEAVSVGSDDDLVARRLELEACVARVDDGDGVMLVTDMFGSTPSNLAVAMMEAGRIEVLGGANLPMLVKLAQMRDLHTLEECATAAEQAAHKYISRASHLPLQCLEGARRCSESAASDQVHIFPSRPEKSCPEPLSPISVMAGRKMAVG from the coding sequence ATGATCGGCATTGTACTGGTCACTCAGGGTGCTCTGGGTGTGGCTTTGCGGGAAACGCTTGAACACGTTGTGGGACCACAGGAAAGACTGGAGGCTGTCAGTGTGGGATCGGATGATGATCTGGTGGCGCGCCGTCTCGAACTGGAAGCCTGCGTCGCCAGGGTTGATGACGGCGACGGCGTCATGCTCGTGACCGACATGTTCGGCAGCACGCCCTCCAATCTCGCCGTCGCCATGATGGAAGCGGGGCGGATCGAAGTGCTGGGCGGGGCCAATCTCCCGATGCTGGTCAAGCTGGCCCAGATGCGCGATCTGCATACGCTTGAAGAGTGCGCGACGGCTGCCGAGCAGGCAGCCCACAAATATATCAGCCGCGCTTCTCACCTTCCCCTGCAATGTCTGGAGGGTGCGCGTCGATGCTCCGAGAGCGCCGCAAGCGATCAGGTCCACATCTTCCCGTCACGTCCTGAAAAATCCTGCCCCGAGCCACTGTCGCCCATAAGCGTGATGGCTGGACGCAAGATGGCTGTCGGTTGA
- the rapZ gene encoding RNase adapter RapZ, translated as MVTSQAADEVPLRQILLVTGLSGAGKSSILRILEDLGHEVIDNPPLAMLDEIVARGNRPIAIGVDSRTRDFDTSTVLEALARLRMNPHLRAELIYAAADEATLLRRYTATRRRHPLAPHGSVPEGIDAEKDLTGRLRTNADLVIDTSDLSTPELRRLIETRYGTWHSGPDEGLTVVLMSFAFPSGLPREADMVFDARFLRNPHYDPVLAPQTGLDRPVAAYVEADPDYEPFLNQILGMLRLVIPRFVQEGKKYATIAVGCSGGRHRSVTLVEALGRKLADISDSPGGEGPVAVVHRELARLGIAGPGTGAWRWARKPADDKGDIQTDLAERLVDSTNVNTDGNRTSASQFMARGNA; from the coding sequence ATGGTGACGTCTCAGGCCGCCGATGAGGTTCCATTGCGTCAGATCCTGCTTGTCACAGGACTGTCGGGCGCTGGAAAATCCTCGATTCTCCGGATTCTGGAGGATCTTGGGCATGAAGTGATCGATAATCCGCCTCTTGCCATGCTGGATGAGATCGTGGCGCGCGGTAACCGCCCGATTGCGATCGGCGTGGATTCCCGGACCAGGGATTTTGATACCTCGACCGTGCTGGAAGCGCTCGCACGTCTGCGGATGAACCCGCATCTTCGGGCCGAACTGATCTATGCCGCCGCTGATGAAGCCACGCTTCTGCGCCGCTATACGGCGACACGCCGCCGCCATCCGCTCGCACCGCACGGCAGCGTCCCGGAAGGGATCGACGCGGAAAAAGACCTGACCGGCAGGCTTCGTACCAACGCCGATCTGGTCATCGATACGTCGGACCTGTCCACCCCCGAACTGCGCCGTCTGATCGAGACGCGCTACGGCACATGGCACAGCGGTCCGGATGAAGGGCTGACTGTCGTACTGATGTCTTTCGCTTTTCCATCGGGCCTGCCACGGGAAGCAGACATGGTGTTCGACGCCCGTTTTCTGCGCAATCCGCATTACGATCCGGTGCTGGCTCCCCAGACAGGTCTTGATCGTCCGGTCGCAGCCTATGTCGAAGCTGATCCAGACTATGAGCCGTTTCTGAACCAGATTCTCGGGATGCTGCGTCTGGTCATTCCGCGCTTCGTGCAGGAAGGCAAGAAATACGCCACCATCGCCGTGGGCTGCTCTGGCGGACGTCATCGCTCCGTCACGCTGGTGGAGGCGCTGGGCCGGAAGCTGGCCGATATCTCGGACAGTCCGGGCGGCGAAGGGCCTGTCGCGGTCGTGCACCGGGAGCTTGCCCGGCTTGGCATTGCCGGCCCCGGCACAGGCGCCTGGCGGTGGGCGAGGAAGCCCGCCGATGATAAGGGTGATATCCAGACCGATCTGGCGGAGCGACTGGTGGACAGTACTAACGTGAATACAGACGGCAACAGAACGTCGGCGTCACAGTTTATGGCGCGAGGAAACGCATGA
- a CDS encoding HPr kinase/phosphorylase, whose protein sequence is MTTHDGIRKLHGGCVARGKLGVLIFGVSGSGKSDLLLRLLGRGYDLVADDRIEMEGGLVRAPASLRGLVEVRGWGIVRRAFVPEVTPRLTVRLLRQGEAFYRLPEEGVTDEETGLPLLTLDGMMASAPERIDLALDCLEGRAFLLSQGTMLAHDS, encoded by the coding sequence ATGACAACCCATGACGGCATCAGAAAACTTCACGGCGGATGTGTCGCCCGAGGAAAGCTGGGGGTGCTGATTTTCGGGGTGTCCGGCTCCGGCAAATCCGATCTGCTGCTTCGCCTGCTCGGTCGTGGCTATGATCTGGTGGCCGATGACCGGATCGAGATGGAAGGCGGTCTTGTCCGGGCCCCGGCATCCTTGCGGGGGCTGGTCGAGGTGCGGGGGTGGGGCATCGTGCGGCGCGCTTTTGTACCAGAGGTCACGCCACGCCTGACGGTCAGGCTGCTCCGGCAGGGAGAGGCGTTTTACAGGTTGCCTGAGGAAGGAGTGACTGACGAGGAAACGGGGCTCCCGCTCCTCACGCTTGACGGCATGATGGCCTCCGCGCCGGAGCGGATTGACCTGGCGCTGGACTGTCTGGAGGGGCGAGCCTTTCTCCTGTCGCAGGGCACCATGCTGGCCCATGATAGCTGA
- a CDS encoding Rid family hydrolase produces MEAVALMRTRYDRPRNNQTDSLLQFDSVQPSYEHSHEGMRVRRLRGFDSRTGHFPARIGDQCRLAFSAGGVALSARGATLQDVVRVVYLVKDASKLSSCGSFASDALGANRPATTVLVVEKFDRPEIEIELELIARIPEHALSA; encoded by the coding sequence ATGGAAGCAGTAGCCCTCATGCGGACCCGATATGATCGGCCACGCAACAATCAGACAGATTCGTTGCTGCAATTCGACTCCGTTCAGCCGAGCTATGAACACTCCCACGAGGGAATGCGTGTGCGTCGTCTGCGCGGATTCGATTCCCGCACGGGACATTTTCCAGCGCGCATCGGCGATCAGTGTAGACTGGCGTTCTCGGCGGGTGGCGTCGCCCTCTCGGCACGCGGCGCGACACTGCAGGACGTGGTGCGCGTGGTCTACCTGGTCAAGGACGCCAGCAAGCTCTCCTCATGCGGCAGTTTCGCAAGCGACGCTCTCGGCGCCAACCGCCCGGCAACCACCGTGCTTGTGGTGGAAAAATTCGATCGGCCCGAAATTGAGATCGAGCTGGAACTGATCGCCCGTATTCCAGAACATGCCCTGTCAGCCTGA
- a CDS encoding glycosyltransferase: MSFSPDSRSRSPSSEDEQVRQSDAPQSQRSLQDELTRLRLRAAAFEQSEATVEELERRIQAYEDSTFWRLTGPARRVLEHSPRLKYLLRGSARSCLGLVKGQLPGRRHDDRQTGETGAFHEETPAQPPAQVIPARRQNASHHAEDRTPLRFPRHAFPLLSIVIPSYGQIPVTLQCLRSIMRHPPSCPYEVIVAEDASGDPSVAGLRTIEGLVLIERTENLGFLKNCNEAAKAATGAWLHLLNNDTEVLSGTFDTLLARLQTDAGIGLTGSKLLYPDGRLQEAGGILWNDASGWNFGRNDPYPDRAAYSYPRDVDYISGASIMLRRDLFASLGGFDEAFAPAYYEDTDLAFRIRASGLRVVFEPASVVIHHEGVSHGTDESSGIKAYQVRNRELMLDRWREVLEAEHFPPATHFLRAACHAPDRRTILIIDHYVPEPDRDAGSRTTMNVIHALCNAGWLVKFWPENRQRNSYSCALERLGVEILDESCPYGFAAWIGENGPDLDHVMIMRPTVARAFLPDVALNTDASRSYYGHDIHFLRLKREAEVTGNRQTRQDARTMRRLETWLWPQFHAVLYLSHYEADLVRELAPNARPHAIVPFCFAPDRSVRPVTSGKTILFVGGFGHPPNVDAALWLVREIMPLVRGRAPDVRLILAGSKPAAEVRALASPDVTVTGFVSDEELVRLYATSRVAAVPLRFGAGVKHKVLEALHQGLPLVTTSVGAEGIVGLEDVAAVAETAALFAGALLALLEDDALWRERSDAGKELISEGYSPERFGEVLLGTLLE, from the coding sequence GTGTCCTTCTCTCCCGACAGCCGCTCCCGCTCTCCTTCGTCGGAAGACGAACAGGTCCGTCAGTCCGACGCTCCGCAGTCTCAGCGGTCCTTGCAGGATGAACTGACGCGGCTTCGTCTCCGGGCCGCGGCCTTTGAGCAGTCGGAAGCGACGGTCGAAGAGCTGGAACGTCGCATACAGGCTTATGAGGACAGCACCTTCTGGCGGCTCACAGGGCCGGCCCGCAGAGTCCTTGAACACTCTCCCCGACTGAAATATCTGCTTCGCGGCTCGGCCCGCTCCTGTCTGGGACTGGTGAAGGGCCAACTCCCCGGTCGCCGGCATGATGACAGGCAGACAGGGGAGACAGGCGCTTTCCACGAGGAAACGCCAGCACAGCCTCCTGCGCAGGTCATTCCTGCCCGCAGACAGAACGCTTCCCACCACGCAGAAGACAGAACGCCCCTGCGATTCCCGCGTCACGCGTTCCCTCTCCTGAGCATCGTCATCCCGAGCTACGGGCAGATCCCCGTCACGCTGCAATGCCTGCGCTCGATCATGCGCCATCCTCCGTCCTGCCCTTACGAGGTGATTGTCGCGGAGGATGCGTCCGGCGATCCTTCTGTCGCCGGACTGCGCACCATTGAAGGGCTGGTACTGATCGAGCGCACCGAAAACCTGGGTTTTCTGAAGAACTGCAACGAGGCGGCGAAGGCGGCTACCGGCGCCTGGCTCCACCTGCTCAACAACGACACGGAAGTGCTGTCCGGCACGTTCGACACCCTTCTGGCGCGTCTGCAAACGGACGCGGGCATCGGTCTGACAGGTTCGAAACTGCTCTATCCGGACGGGCGGTTGCAGGAGGCTGGCGGCATTCTCTGGAACGATGCGTCAGGCTGGAACTTCGGCCGCAACGATCCGTATCCCGACCGCGCCGCCTACTCCTACCCGCGTGACGTGGACTACATCTCCGGCGCGTCGATTATGCTGCGCCGTGATCTGTTCGCCTCTCTCGGCGGCTTCGATGAAGCCTTTGCCCCCGCCTATTACGAGGACACGGACCTTGCCTTCCGCATCCGTGCGTCCGGCCTGCGCGTGGTGTTCGAACCGGCTTCGGTGGTGATTCACCATGAGGGCGTGTCACATGGAACGGACGAAAGCAGCGGCATCAAGGCGTATCAGGTTCGCAACCGGGAACTGATGCTGGACCGCTGGCGTGAGGTGCTGGAAGCGGAACATTTTCCGCCCGCAACGCATTTTCTCCGTGCCGCGTGCCATGCGCCGGATCGCAGGACCATCCTCATCATCGACCATTACGTGCCGGAACCCGACCGCGACGCAGGCTCCCGCACGACCATGAATGTGATTCACGCCCTGTGCAACGCCGGGTGGCTGGTGAAATTCTGGCCGGAAAACCGTCAGCGCAACAGCTATTCGTGCGCGCTGGAGCGGCTGGGCGTCGAGATCCTCGACGAGAGCTGCCCGTATGGGTTCGCAGCGTGGATCGGGGAAAACGGACCCGATCTGGACCATGTCATGATCATGCGTCCCACCGTCGCGCGGGCTTTCCTGCCGGACGTCGCGCTCAACACGGACGCGAGCCGTTCCTATTACGGCCACGACATTCACTTCCTGCGGCTGAAACGCGAAGCGGAGGTGACAGGGAACCGGCAGACCCGTCAGGACGCGCGCACCATGCGACGACTGGAAACATGGCTGTGGCCGCAGTTCCATGCCGTGCTCTATCTGTCGCACTACGAAGCCGACCTCGTCCGCGAACTGGCTCCGAACGCGCGGCCTCATGCCATCGTGCCGTTCTGCTTCGCTCCCGACCGGAGTGTGCGCCCCGTGACATCGGGCAAAACCATCCTGTTTGTCGGCGGTTTCGGTCACCCTCCCAATGTCGACGCAGCTCTCTGGCTGGTGCGGGAGATCATGCCGCTCGTGCGTGGGCGCGCGCCGGACGTGCGGCTGATCCTCGCCGGATCAAAACCCGCCGCCGAAGTCCGTGCGCTGGCCAGCCCGGATGTTACTGTCACAGGCTTTGTGTCGGATGAGGAACTGGTCCGGCTCTACGCCACCTCCCGCGTCGCCGCCGTGCCCCTGCGTTTCGGGGCCGGGGTGAAGCACAAGGTGCTGGAAGCGCTGCATCAGGGGTTGCCGCTCGTCACCACGTCGGTGGGCGCGGAGGGAATCGTCGGACTGGAAGATGTGGCGGCCGTAGCAGAGACTGCCGCTCTGTTCGCCGGGGCGCTGCTGGCCCTGCTGGAAGATGACGCACTGTGGCGGGAGCGCTCGGATGCAGGGAAAGAACTGATCAGCGAGGGGTATTCGCCGGAGCGTTTCGGGGAGGTGTTGCTGGGAACCCTGCTGGAATAA